One genomic region from Planctomycetota bacterium encodes:
- a CDS encoding LptF/LptG family permease produces the protein MSALGMRPPVVVDGRAGGWATHRGQYLSTGRRGMLSIIHRYVLWELVRSFIISFAALVGMMLLGALYRPLRLGVSLEDLASLIPYMLPHLYAWVIPAAALSACVMSYGRLSADNEITALCTSGVPLRYICYPALVLGLVLTSLAMPLNDTLVPHCMILKDRELRRIFYREPFRVSLLGREITTSIGGSKIYVEAVDGNILRNVVVIEPKKEEDTSREDRKKKRETPSPAATTKAGTDDEASSEVNVYRAERARYTFDKDRRKIRIVLEHAQVVMVLPGRSARQWIEISADEQVKEIAVADTEVSFEKRGNTTTAQLLARVAARRLELATGRGAKRSLEREIVHLLTEVRLREALAFSVLALCFVGVPIGVWMRRQSRLASFAVGILVFMLLYAMIVGGEGLSLEQRLPPWLALWTPDALMAGLGLALLMRLFRH, from the coding sequence GTGTCTGCACTGGGCATGCGGCCTCCGGTGGTCGTAGACGGGCGCGCCGGCGGCTGGGCGACGCACCGCGGGCAATACTTATCAACGGGTCGGCGCGGCATGCTGAGCATCATCCATCGGTATGTGCTCTGGGAGCTTGTGCGGAGCTTCATCATCAGCTTCGCCGCGCTGGTGGGCATGATGCTCCTGGGGGCGCTCTACCGTCCTCTGCGGTTGGGCGTGAGCCTCGAGGACTTGGCCAGCCTGATCCCCTACATGCTCCCGCATCTCTATGCCTGGGTGATCCCTGCGGCCGCCTTGTCGGCATGCGTGATGTCGTACGGGCGACTGTCGGCCGATAACGAGATCACGGCGTTGTGCACGAGCGGTGTTCCGCTACGCTACATCTGCTACCCAGCCCTGGTGCTGGGGCTCGTGCTGACGAGTCTGGCGATGCCGCTGAACGATACGCTCGTGCCTCACTGCATGATCCTCAAGGACCGCGAGTTGCGGCGGATATTCTATCGGGAGCCGTTCCGCGTGTCTCTCCTGGGCCGTGAGATCACCACAAGCATCGGCGGCAGTAAGATTTATGTTGAGGCTGTGGACGGCAATATCCTGCGGAACGTGGTGGTTATCGAGCCGAAGAAGGAGGAAGACACATCGCGGGAGGACCGCAAGAAGAAGCGAGAGACCCCGTCACCTGCCGCCACAACCAAGGCGGGGACCGACGATGAGGCCAGCTCGGAGGTGAACGTCTACCGGGCCGAACGGGCCCGCTACACCTTTGACAAGGATCGGCGCAAGATCCGCATCGTGCTCGAGCACGCGCAGGTTGTGATGGTGCTGCCGGGGCGGAGTGCGCGGCAATGGATTGAGATATCCGCTGACGAGCAGGTGAAGGAAATCGCGGTCGCCGACACTGAGGTGAGCTTCGAGAAGCGCGGGAACACGACCACAGCCCAACTTCTGGCGAGGGTGGCCGCCAGGCGCCTCGAGCTTGCCACGGGCCGAGGAGCCAAGAGGTCCCTGGAGCGCGAGATCGTCCACCTGCTCACCGAGGTGCGGCTGCGCGAGGCGCTGGCCTTTTCCGTGCTGGCGCTGTGCTTTGTGGGGGTGCCGATCGGCGTGTGGATGCGGCGGCAGAGTCGTCTGGCTTCGTTTGCTGTCGGCATCCTGGTCTTCATGCTGCTTTACGCGATGATCGTGGGGGGCGAAGGGCTGTCGCTCGAGCAGCGCCTGCCGCCATGGCTGGCGCTCTGGACCCCGGACGCGTTGATGGCGGGGCTGGGCTTGGCGCTGCTCATGCGCCTGTTCCGCCACTGA
- the ugpC gene encoding sn-glycerol-3-phosphate ABC transporter ATP-binding protein UgpC, with product MADVVIDRVVKVYPGNVQAVRNVSLHIKDLELMVLVGPSGCGKSTMLRMVAGLEEITEGQISIGGRVVNDVPPKDRDIAMVFQNYALYPHMTVYDNMAFGLKLRKYPKADIEQRVNEAAQILGIQDLLHRKPKALSGGQRQRVAVGRAIVRKPSVFLFDEPLSNLDAKLRVEMRAELNKLHRRLETTMIYVTHDQVEAMTLGDRIAVMKDGTLQQVAPPLEIYDRPANQFVAGFIGTPPMNFLKGTLAAENGRLCFDEGSARLQLPERFGPALEKRVGQRVVMGIRPETISVRPGDAEAAAGRALRVKVNVVEPLGDEMLLYLSTSKHDLIAKVDSHQRAEVGQEMAIALDVARSHVFDPDTGVNLTATHPTASA from the coding sequence ATGGCTGATGTGGTGATTGACCGAGTCGTCAAGGTCTACCCCGGCAACGTGCAGGCCGTGCGCAACGTTTCACTGCATATCAAGGACCTCGAGCTGATGGTGCTGGTCGGGCCGTCGGGCTGCGGAAAGTCTACCATGCTCCGCATGGTGGCCGGGCTCGAGGAGATCACGGAGGGCCAGATCTCGATCGGCGGCCGAGTGGTGAACGACGTGCCGCCCAAGGACCGCGACATCGCGATGGTGTTCCAGAACTACGCGCTGTACCCACACATGACGGTTTACGACAACATGGCCTTCGGGCTGAAGCTGCGCAAGTACCCGAAAGCCGATATCGAGCAGCGGGTGAACGAGGCGGCGCAGATCCTGGGCATCCAGGACCTCCTGCACCGCAAGCCCAAGGCTCTATCGGGCGGCCAGCGCCAACGCGTGGCGGTGGGACGCGCCATTGTGCGCAAGCCGTCGGTGTTCCTGTTCGACGAGCCGCTGTCGAACCTGGATGCGAAGCTGCGGGTGGAGATGCGGGCCGAGCTGAACAAGCTGCACCGGCGGCTCGAGACCACGATGATCTACGTGACGCACGACCAGGTGGAGGCCATGACGCTGGGCGACCGCATCGCCGTGATGAAGGACGGCACGCTGCAGCAGGTGGCCCCGCCCCTCGAGATCTACGACCGGCCGGCCAATCAGTTCGTGGCCGGCTTCATCGGCACCCCGCCGATGAACTTCCTCAAGGGCACGCTGGCGGCCGAGAACGGCCGCCTGTGTTTCGACGAAGGCAGCGCGCGGCTCCAACTGCCCGAGCGCTTCGGCCCGGCCCTCGAGAAGCGGGTGGGCCAGCGGGTGGTGATGGGCATCCGGCCCGAGACCATCTCGGTCCGTCCCGGCGACGCCGAGGCCGCCGCGGGCCGCGCCCTGCGAGTCAAAGTGAACGTCGTCGAGCCGCTCGGCGACGAGATGCTGCTCTACCTCTCCACCTCGAAGCACGACCTGATTGCCAAGGTCGACTCGCACCAGAGGGCCGAGGTGGGACAGGAGATGGCGATTGCTCTCGATGTGGCTCGCAGCCACGTGTTCGACCCGGACACGGGGGTCAACCTGACGGCGACGCACCCCACGGCCAGTGCCTGA
- a CDS encoding LptF/LptG family permease, with protein MLGRRLDRYIGLFFIWHFVLSLVAIVLLYVIIDTFAKLENFLEQDTILAFLRWIIVYHAYQVPALLTQFFPLVTLLAGVLAISRLARYNELNAIKAVGISLNRALAPVLLISLAIGGLAAANQELLVPLLAPGTVEVRSDGSRKETYKDLASYDRAAKATIWVRQLAYSMPGFAVTGLEAHPTGTPASGRKPDALRIRNATGIWVERSIFLTGGEAQDPQGAWKPFQYKSLTTKESATTYPMPREPEAGVPVRLTGDRLGTPVAISFSAWERKGSLRLMVDAQLTAPLRGQDAQAPIAIQAALWRDEPRVWLGRARTYYVTETKRDEIVYDGDPLPFAVPPSDLIKSEADPTLKSFRELLTYRDSPPALRQKLLVILHSRIAFPFASFVLLLVAIPLLFQQEGGKSTWVGMGLALLVSMCFYFVNYISQLSGQSPNGLLAGLPALAAWLPILLFGMVGIALMRTMET; from the coding sequence GTGCTGGGACGCCGCCTCGATCGCTACATCGGCCTGTTCTTCATCTGGCACTTCGTGCTCAGCCTTGTGGCCATCGTGCTCCTTTACGTGATCATTGACACGTTCGCGAAGCTCGAGAACTTCCTGGAGCAGGACACGATTCTGGCGTTCCTGCGCTGGATCATCGTCTACCACGCCTACCAGGTGCCGGCGCTTCTCACCCAGTTCTTCCCGCTGGTGACGCTGCTGGCGGGGGTGCTGGCGATCAGCCGGCTGGCGCGCTACAACGAGCTGAACGCGATCAAAGCGGTGGGAATCAGTCTGAACCGTGCCCTGGCTCCGGTGCTGCTGATCTCGCTGGCCATCGGGGGGCTGGCGGCGGCGAACCAGGAGCTTCTCGTGCCGCTCCTCGCCCCGGGAACCGTCGAGGTGAGGAGCGACGGCTCGAGGAAGGAGACCTACAAGGACCTCGCGTCGTATGACCGGGCCGCCAAGGCCACCATCTGGGTGCGCCAGCTTGCGTACTCGATGCCCGGCTTTGCGGTGACAGGGCTGGAGGCGCATCCCACAGGCACTCCGGCCTCCGGCCGGAAGCCGGATGCCCTTCGAATCCGCAATGCCACGGGCATCTGGGTCGAGCGCTCGATCTTCCTCACGGGCGGCGAGGCCCAAGACCCGCAGGGCGCTTGGAAGCCGTTCCAATACAAGAGCCTGACCACCAAGGAGAGCGCCACCACGTACCCCATGCCGCGGGAGCCGGAAGCCGGCGTCCCCGTGCGCCTTACGGGCGACCGCCTGGGCACCCCGGTGGCCATCAGCTTCAGCGCGTGGGAGCGCAAGGGCTCGCTGCGCCTGATGGTAGATGCGCAGCTCACGGCGCCATTGCGGGGCCAGGATGCGCAGGCGCCCATCGCCATTCAGGCCGCGCTCTGGCGCGACGAACCCCGGGTGTGGCTCGGGCGGGCCAGAACCTATTACGTGACCGAGACGAAGCGCGACGAGATCGTGTACGACGGCGACCCGCTACCCTTTGCCGTGCCGCCCTCGGACCTCATCAAGAGCGAGGCGGACCCGACGCTCAAGAGCTTCCGGGAGCTGCTCACGTACCGCGACTCGCCGCCGGCTCTGCGGCAGAAGCTGCTAGTCATCCTGCACAGCCGCATTGCCTTCCCGTTCGCGAGCTTCGTGCTGCTCCTGGTGGCCATTCCGCTCCTCTTCCAGCAGGAGGGCGGCAAGAGCACGTGGGTGGGCATGGGGCTGGCCCTGCTGGTGAGCATGTGCTTCTACTTCGTCAACTACATTTCCCAGCTCTCGGGCCAGAGCCCGAACGGCCTCCTCGCCGGCCTGCCGGCGCTCGCGGCGTGGCTGCCCATCCTGCTGTTCGGCATGGTGGGCATCGCGCTCATGCGCACCATGGAGACCTGA
- the nusA gene encoding transcription termination factor NusA — MNGDLLRLVDSIHRDKDIDKEIIFDALEDALLSAVRKYYGPKSDIAVFVDRESGQIEAYDGNQPIDALDIGRIAAQTAKQVIIQKIRDAEQEAIFRDYESRVKQIVSGTIQRVEGSRIIINLGRTEGILPRSEQVSEENYRIGDRIRCYLKEVRREGSRVRIVLSRSHEDFIRRLFELEVPEIGERVIEIMAIAREPGYRTKVAVASADIKVDCVGACVGVRGSRIKNIVSELNDEKIDIVRWSDSRDVFIANALKPAEVKDVVVINELNRARVVVPEEELSLAIGKRGRNVRLAAKLCNCDIDVLSEAECEREQQELAAALDGLEGLPDRFPQRLFQMGYSVEDIAEGASAWRERFDIAEGPASQIFARCRIAAEQIAAARAAAAAASAAEAAEAAAAAAEEPPGTDEAAEAGTPGAEDGQEEPPAGSAGGEDVQEPAEAPAQGGEGPEAPEEDRQPLADPPAPSDDGAGS; from the coding sequence TTGAACGGCGATCTGTTGCGATTGGTGGACAGCATTCACCGCGACAAGGATATTGACAAGGAGATCATCTTCGACGCGCTCGAAGACGCCCTCCTGTCGGCGGTGCGGAAATACTACGGCCCGAAGTCGGACATCGCCGTCTTCGTGGACCGCGAGTCCGGGCAGATCGAGGCGTACGACGGGAACCAGCCGATCGACGCGCTCGACATCGGCCGCATCGCGGCCCAGACGGCGAAGCAGGTGATCATCCAGAAGATCCGGGACGCGGAGCAGGAAGCCATCTTCCGCGACTATGAGAGCCGCGTGAAGCAGATCGTCAGCGGCACAATCCAGCGGGTCGAGGGCAGCCGCATCATCATCAACCTCGGCCGCACCGAAGGCATCCTGCCGCGCAGCGAACAGGTGAGCGAGGAGAACTACCGCATCGGCGACCGCATCCGCTGCTACCTCAAGGAGGTGCGCCGCGAGGGGAGCCGCGTGCGCATCGTGCTCTCGCGGAGCCACGAGGACTTCATCCGCCGCCTCTTCGAGCTGGAGGTGCCCGAGATCGGCGAGCGCGTGATCGAAATCATGGCCATCGCGCGCGAACCCGGCTACCGCACCAAGGTGGCCGTGGCCAGCGCCGACATCAAAGTGGACTGCGTGGGCGCCTGCGTGGGCGTGCGCGGCTCGCGCATCAAGAACATCGTCTCCGAACTCAACGACGAGAAGATTGACATCGTGCGCTGGAGCGACTCGCGCGACGTCTTCATCGCCAACGCCCTGAAGCCCGCCGAGGTGAAGGACGTGGTGGTGATCAACGAGCTGAACCGCGCCCGCGTGGTGGTGCCGGAGGAGGAGCTGTCGCTCGCCATCGGCAAGCGCGGCCGCAACGTGCGCCTGGCGGCGAAGCTGTGCAACTGCGACATTGACGTGCTCAGCGAGGCCGAGTGCGAGCGCGAGCAGCAGGAGCTGGCGGCGGCCCTCGACGGCCTCGAGGGGCTGCCCGACCGCTTCCCGCAGCGGCTCTTCCAGATGGGCTACTCGGTGGAGGACATCGCCGAGGGCGCCAGCGCCTGGCGCGAGCGGTTCGACATTGCCGAGGGGCCCGCCAGCCAGATCTTCGCCCGCTGCCGGATCGCCGCCGAACAGATCGCCGCCGCGCGTGCCGCGGCCGCCGCCGCCTCTGCCGCGGAGGCCGCCGAGGCGGCCGCTGCTGCCGCCGAGGAGCCGCCCGGCACCGACGAGGCTGCCGAGGCCGGGACGCCCGGGGCAGAGGACGGCCAGGAAGAACCGCCCGCCGGCTCGGCCGGCGGAGAGGATGTCCAGGAGCCCGCTGAGGCCCCAGCTCAGGGTGGCGAGGGCCCCGAAGCGCCCGAAGAGGACCGACAACCGTTGGCCGACCCCCCAGCGCCCTCCGATGACGGCGCCGGGAGCTAG
- the infB gene encoding translation initiation factor IF-2, whose translation MRIRLYQLAKELGVENKDLVAKCQEMGIEVKSHSSTVDDPQAASLRAAYGRSATAVAPPPAPAPAAPAAAPPQPKPPSPPAAPEAPPRPKAPPKPLVPEEDEPAPAGKEKIRKRAPVREGAEILRRIELPKYESTVREYGPHVRVKERREPGAAPPPRRRSRRFGREGRRGGFIGRAAPQIAARPTKVVTDFPVTVRSLSQSSGIKANELMAALMQSGAMVSLNQPLGDDVVAMLGATLGIEIEVRRGRDLEGELAEAQSAPDRPEDLVARPPVVAFLGHVDHGKTSLLDAIRKTHVAASEFGGITQHIGAYTVEQGGRMVTFLDTPGHRAFTAMRARGAQVTDIVVLVVAADDGVMPQTEEAINHARAANVPIVVAMNKIDLPSANPQRVMEGLSKRDLLPVQWGGKVEVVPVSAVTGQGIDDLIETLALQAEILELKANPKKPARGVVLEARLSEGRGAVATVLVRDGTLHQGDVVLCGQAYGRARSLRDHLGRTLTEAGPSMPVEVSGLSAVPAAGDTVSVLADYDTARQIAEERQRRAREASFAERQHVTLENLFATLAETGPKELRVILKADVHGSVEVIRKALSEVSTSEVAVNLLHAAVGGINDSDVLLADASDAVIIGFNVVPEPSARALAEQTDVEIRLYNIIYNLTDDMKAALERRLEPERREVVLGHAAVRKVFRVSKAGNIAGCYVTDGRVPRNALVRLTRNSIVVYEGKIASLRHLKDDIREAANGTECGIRIVDYDDVKEGDVIEAYEIQEIKRKL comes from the coding sequence TTGCGTATCCGCTTGTATCAACTGGCCAAGGAACTCGGGGTCGAAAACAAGGACCTCGTGGCCAAGTGCCAGGAGATGGGCATCGAGGTCAAGTCGCACTCGAGCACGGTGGACGACCCTCAGGCGGCTAGCTTGCGTGCGGCATATGGAAGGAGCGCGACGGCGGTTGCTCCCCCACCTGCCCCCGCGCCCGCGGCGCCCGCCGCCGCGCCGCCCCAGCCAAAGCCGCCCAGCCCGCCCGCGGCGCCAGAGGCCCCGCCGCGGCCGAAGGCGCCCCCCAAGCCCCTGGTGCCCGAGGAGGACGAGCCGGCCCCTGCGGGCAAGGAGAAGATCCGCAAGCGTGCCCCCGTGCGCGAGGGGGCCGAAATCCTGCGCCGCATCGAGCTGCCGAAGTACGAGTCCACGGTGCGCGAGTACGGGCCGCACGTTCGCGTGAAGGAGCGGCGCGAGCCCGGCGCCGCTCCCCCGCCCCGACGGCGCTCCAGGCGGTTCGGGCGCGAGGGGCGACGCGGCGGCTTCATCGGCCGAGCGGCTCCGCAGATCGCCGCGCGCCCCACCAAGGTGGTCACCGACTTCCCCGTCACGGTGCGCTCGCTCTCGCAGAGCTCCGGCATCAAGGCGAACGAACTGATGGCCGCGCTCATGCAGAGCGGAGCCATGGTCAGCCTGAACCAGCCGCTGGGCGATGACGTGGTGGCGATGCTCGGCGCCACGCTGGGCATCGAGATCGAGGTGCGCCGCGGACGGGACCTTGAGGGCGAGCTGGCCGAGGCCCAGTCGGCTCCCGACCGGCCCGAGGACCTCGTGGCGCGGCCCCCCGTGGTCGCCTTCCTCGGCCACGTGGACCACGGGAAGACCTCTCTGCTCGATGCGATCCGCAAGACGCACGTGGCGGCGAGCGAGTTCGGCGGCATCACCCAGCACATCGGCGCGTACACGGTGGAGCAGGGCGGTCGCATGGTGACCTTCCTCGACACGCCCGGCCACCGGGCCTTCACGGCCATGCGTGCGCGGGGCGCGCAGGTGACCGACATTGTCGTGCTCGTGGTGGCGGCCGACGACGGAGTGATGCCCCAGACCGAGGAGGCCATCAACCATGCGCGGGCCGCCAACGTGCCCATTGTAGTGGCGATGAACAAGATTGACCTGCCGTCGGCCAACCCGCAGCGCGTGATGGAGGGCCTCAGCAAGCGGGACCTTCTGCCGGTGCAGTGGGGCGGCAAGGTCGAGGTCGTGCCGGTCTCGGCCGTCACCGGCCAGGGGATTGACGATCTGATCGAAACGCTGGCGCTCCAGGCGGAAATCCTGGAACTCAAGGCCAACCCCAAGAAGCCGGCCCGCGGCGTGGTGCTCGAGGCGCGGCTCTCCGAGGGGCGCGGGGCGGTGGCCACCGTGCTCGTGCGCGATGGCACCCTGCATCAGGGCGACGTGGTGTTGTGCGGGCAGGCCTATGGGCGCGCACGCAGCCTGCGCGACCACCTCGGGCGCACCCTCACCGAGGCCGGGCCGTCCATGCCCGTCGAAGTGTCAGGCCTGTCGGCTGTGCCGGCGGCCGGCGACACGGTGTCGGTGCTGGCCGACTACGACACGGCGCGCCAGATCGCGGAGGAGCGCCAGCGGCGGGCGCGCGAGGCCAGCTTCGCCGAGCGCCAGCACGTGACGCTGGAGAACCTCTTCGCCACGCTGGCCGAGACGGGGCCGAAGGAGTTGCGCGTGATCCTGAAGGCCGACGTGCACGGCAGCGTGGAGGTGATCCGCAAGGCCCTCAGCGAGGTGTCCACCTCCGAGGTGGCCGTGAACCTGCTCCACGCGGCCGTGGGCGGGATCAACGACAGCGACGTGCTGCTGGCCGACGCGTCGGACGCCGTGATCATCGGCTTCAACGTCGTGCCCGAGCCGTCGGCCCGCGCCCTGGCCGAGCAGACCGACGTCGAGATCCGCCTCTACAACATCATTTACAACCTCACCGACGACATGAAGGCCGCCCTCGAGCGGCGGCTCGAGCCCGAGCGTCGCGAGGTCGTGCTCGGCCACGCCGCCGTCCGCAAGGTCTTCCGCGTCTCGAAGGCGGGGAACATCGCCGGCTGCTACGTCACCGACGGGCGTGTGCCGCGCAATGCCCTGGTGCGCCTGACGCGGAACAGCATCGTGGTCTACGAGGGCAAGATCGCCTCCCTGCGGCACCTCAAGGACGACATCCGCGAGGCCGCCAACGGCACCGAATGCGGCATCCGCATCGTGGACTACGACGACGTGAAGGAAGGCGACGTCATCGAGGCCTACGAGATTCAGGAAATCAAGCGCAAGCTCTAG
- a CDS encoding lipopolysaccharide kinase InaA family protein, which translates to MGTPDVVEWRGGGVAWTVEAARAEVLLRELLPAVPGIGGQPGVELVKRSLQREVHRVRLSDGALAIVKTYRLRRWKDRFKRHLFGSKPRIEWGISRRLVALGVSASHAIAVGEPVGPPEEVEGYLVLDAQADAVVLTSYLAPILEARNERPAEPLGELVRDVAVFVRGLHDQGVSHLDLHAGNVLVRTAPPPSAERFLIVDLHRVRVGRAPSPKRRATAIAQLLQSFGAEIARDPGPTVSAFLDAYLDAGEALPGRRITPAQVVRAMRSRAARRLASRARRCLRESTGYTVETLSGWRIYHRRGVSAASLLALWEQHRQAASASLPECDGVESRFPQEEGGKVLTVRGYRARGWLGRVLRGLVPCAAVRDYAAAHRAWLRQGTGPVAVAAAECRQGPDRGKSFAVFEIEADSR; encoded by the coding sequence ATGGGAACTCCTGACGTCGTGGAGTGGCGAGGCGGCGGCGTGGCATGGACCGTGGAGGCGGCGCGCGCCGAAGTGCTGCTCCGTGAGCTGCTGCCCGCGGTTCCTGGGATCGGCGGGCAGCCGGGCGTGGAGCTTGTCAAGCGAAGCCTTCAGCGGGAGGTCCACCGGGTGCGCCTGAGCGATGGTGCGCTGGCGATTGTGAAGACGTACCGTCTTCGACGCTGGAAGGACAGGTTCAAGCGCCATCTGTTCGGCAGCAAGCCGCGCATCGAGTGGGGCATCTCGCGGCGCTTGGTGGCTCTGGGCGTGTCGGCCTCGCACGCCATTGCGGTGGGCGAGCCCGTGGGCCCTCCGGAAGAGGTTGAGGGGTATCTGGTCCTTGACGCCCAGGCCGACGCGGTAGTCCTCACGTCCTACCTCGCGCCGATCCTCGAGGCCCGCAACGAGCGCCCCGCCGAGCCCCTGGGCGAGCTGGTCCGCGACGTGGCGGTCTTCGTGCGGGGCCTGCACGACCAGGGCGTGAGCCACCTCGACCTGCACGCGGGCAACGTCCTCGTCCGCACGGCGCCGCCGCCGAGCGCCGAACGCTTCCTGATTGTGGACCTCCACAGGGTGCGCGTCGGGCGCGCGCCCAGCCCCAAGCGGCGGGCGACGGCCATCGCGCAACTGCTCCAGAGCTTCGGGGCCGAGATCGCGCGCGACCCGGGGCCCACCGTGTCGGCCTTTCTGGATGCCTACCTGGACGCCGGTGAGGCGCTGCCGGGCCGCCGGATAACGCCGGCCCAGGTGGTCCGTGCCATGCGGAGCAGAGCGGCGCGGCGCCTGGCGAGCCGCGCTCGCCGCTGCCTGCGGGAGAGCACAGGGTACACGGTCGAGACCTTGTCGGGGTGGCGGATCTACCACCGGCGCGGGGTGTCGGCCGCCTCTTTGCTGGCGCTGTGGGAGCAGCACCGGCAGGCAGCCAGCGCGTCGCTCCCCGAGTGCGATGGCGTGGAGAGTCGCTTCCCCCAGGAGGAGGGCGGCAAGGTGCTCACGGTGCGCGGGTATCGGGCGCGCGGCTGGCTGGGGCGGGTGTTGCGGGGCCTCGTGCCGTGTGCGGCGGTGCGCGACTACGCGGCGGCGCATCGGGCCTGGCTCAGGCAGGGCACGGGGCCGGTGGCCGTGGCCGCCGCCGAGTGCCGGCAGGGGCCGGATCGAGGCAAGTCGTTTGCAGTCTTCGAGATAGAAGCCGACTCGCGCTAG
- the rbfA gene encoding 30S ribosome-binding factor RbfA translates to MSSRRAARVAERIREDASLLLLQELRDPRLAFVTITRAEISDDLRHATIYYSVLGSEGKRRAAERGLASARGLVRSRVAKGLMLREAPEIQFTFDPSIEKAVEISRLIDQVSAELRERHPTSTPAAAAGRADTAEAEDAGEGGDEAAPFGEDE, encoded by the coding sequence ATGTCGAGCCGGCGAGCAGCGCGCGTGGCCGAGCGCATCCGGGAGGATGCCAGCCTCCTCCTGCTGCAAGAGCTTCGCGACCCCCGGCTCGCCTTCGTGACGATCACGAGGGCCGAGATCTCCGACGACCTTCGCCATGCGACGATCTACTACTCGGTGCTGGGCTCGGAGGGCAAGCGGCGGGCCGCCGAGCGCGGCCTCGCCAGCGCCCGCGGCCTGGTCCGCTCGCGGGTGGCCAAGGGCCTCATGCTGCGTGAGGCGCCCGAGATTCAGTTTACCTTCGACCCCTCCATCGAGAAGGCCGTCGAGATCTCGAGGCTCATCGATCAAGTGTCTGCCGAACTGCGCGAGCGGCATCCCACGAGCACGCCCGCTGCGGCAGCGGGCCGCGCCGACACCGCCGAGGCCGAGGATGCGGGGGAAGGGGGCGATGAGGCGGCCCCGTTCGGCGAGGACGAGTAG
- a CDS encoding DUF503 domain-containing protein, which yields MTVGTLTVKLMIRDALSLKDKRRVLKSLKDVIRNRHNVSIAEVGAQENRQQAVLGVAMVGTDAQYVDGGLAKVMDLIRTHPVAELLDYEVEIY from the coding sequence ATGACCGTAGGCACGCTGACCGTGAAACTGATGATCCGCGATGCCTTGTCGCTCAAGGACAAGCGACGCGTGCTCAAGAGCCTCAAGGACGTCATCCGGAACCGCCACAACGTTTCGATCGCCGAGGTGGGCGCGCAGGAGAATCGCCAGCAGGCTGTGCTGGGCGTGGCCATGGTGGGCACGGACGCGCAGTACGTGGATGGCGGGCTCGCCAAGGTGATGGACCTGATCCGGACCCACCCGGTCGCGGAACTGCTGGACTACGAGGTGGAGATCTACTGA